In Sebastes umbrosus isolate fSebUmb1 unplaced genomic scaffold, fSebUmb1.pri scaffold_134_arrow_ctg1, whole genome shotgun sequence, one DNA window encodes the following:
- the LOC119484297 gene encoding uncharacterized protein PB18E9.04c-like codes for MSCRETISNGPFTWNAVCAALAAGFSAHHSALRQKFNQFSCSSLSSAAAVSVQLQQSQFSCSSLSSAAAVSVQLQQFQCSSLSSAAAVSVQLQQFQFSCSSLSSAAAVSVQLQRFQLRAPLCFATFHVKAFWINWRVCRDLLEQPDSSTTRSTNTCSTTRSTTTRSTTTHSTNTCSTTRSTNTCSTTRSTNTCSTTRSTNTCSTTRSTTTRSTNTCSTTRSTNTCSTTRSTTTRSTTTHSTNTCSTTRSTNTCSTTRSTNTCSTTRSTNTCSTTRSTTTRSTNTCSTTRSTNTCSTTRSTTTRSTTTRSTNTCSTTRSNTCSTTRSNTCSTTRSTTTRSTNTCSTTRSTTRSNTCSTTRSTTRSTTTCSTKNSTTFSTTRSTSCSTTHSTSTCSNKCSTTKLSTTTCSTTTCSTNTCSTTRSTTHSNTCSTTRSNTCSITRSATTCSTARSTTMCSTTCSTTRSTSSTKTCST; via the exons ATGAGCTGCAGAGAGACCATCTCTAATGGGCCTTTCACATGGAACGCGGTTTGCGCTGCGCTGGCTGCTGGGTTCAGCGCACATCACAGTGCGCTGCGCCAAAAGTTCAACCAGTTCAGCTGCAGCAGTCTCAGTTCAGCTGCAGCAGTCTCAGTTCAGCTGCAGCAGTCTCAGTTCAGCTGCAGCAGTCTCAGTTCAGCTGCAGCAGTCTCAGTTCAGCTGCAGCAGTTTCAGTGCAGCAGTCTCAGTTCAGCTGCAGCAGTTTCAGTTCAGCTGCAGCAGTTTCAGTTCAGCTGCAGCAGTCTCAGTTCAGCTGCAGCAGTTTCAGTTCAGCTGCAGCGGTTTCAGCTGCGTGCTCCGCTGTGCTTCGCCACATTCCATGTGAAAG cattctggatcaactggagagtctgtaGAGACTTATTAGAGCAGCCTGATAGTTCTACCACACGTTCTACTAACACCTGTTCTACTACACGTTCTACTACCACACGTTCTACTACCACACATTCTACTAACACCTGTTCTACCACACGTTCTACTAACACCTGTTCTACCACACGTTCTACTAACACCTGTTCTACCACACGTTCTACTAACACCTGTTCTACTACACGTTCTACTACCACACGTTCTACTAACACCTGTTCTACCACACGTTCTACTAACACCTGTTCTACTACACGTTCTACTACCACACGTTCTACTACCACACATTCTACTAACACCTGTTCTACCACACGTTCTACTAACACCTGTTCTACCACACGTTCTACTAACACCTGTTCTACCACACGTTCTACTAACACCTGTTCTACTACACGTTCTACTACCACACGTTCTACTAACACCTGTTCTACCACACGTTCTACTAACACCTGTTCTACTACACGTTCTACTACCACACGTTCTACTACCACACGTTCTACTAACACCTGTTCTACCACACGTTCTAATACATGTTCTACCACACGTTCTAATACATGTTCTACAACACGTTCTACTACCACACGTTCTACTAACACCTGTTCTACCACACGTTCTACCACACGTTCTAATACATGTTCTACCACACGTTCTACCACACGTTCTACTACCACATGTTCTACCAAAAATTCTACCACATTTTCTACCACACGTTCTACCTCATGTTCTACCACACATTCTACTTCCACATGTTCTAACAAATGTTCTACTACCAAACTTTCTACTACCACATGTTCCACTACCACATGTTCTACCAACACCTGTTCTACCACACGTTCTACCACACATTCTAATACATGTTCTACCACACGTTCTAATACATGTTCTATCACACGTTCTGCTACCACATGTTCTACTGCACGTTCTACTACCATGTGTTCTACCACATGTTCTACCACACGTTCTACAagttctactaaaacatgttctACCTAA
- the dkc1 gene encoding H/ACA ribonucleoprotein complex subunit DKC1, whose amino-acid sequence MAETEAASVKKKKKVKKVSEEEVGEIQQSGDFFIQPESKVASLDTSQWPLLLKNFDKLNIRTAHYTPLPHGSNPLRRSIQDYVRSGFINLDKPANPSSHEVVAWIRRILRVEKTGHSGTLDPKVTGCLIVCVDRATRMVKSQQSAGKEYVGIVRLHNAIESEHTLARALETLTGALFQRPPLIAAVKRQLRVRTVYESKLIEYDPERRLGIFWVSCEAGTYIRTLCVHLGLMLGVGGQMQELRRVRSGVLGEKDHMVTMHDVMDAQWQFDHNKDETYLRRVVFPLEKLLVSHRRLVMKDSAVNAICYGAKIMLPGVLRYEDGIEMNQDIVVITTKGEAICTGVALMTTAVISTCDHGVVAKIKRVIMERDTYPRKWGLGPKASQKKMMIQKGLLDKHGKPNGSTPSDWRSGYVDYSVSKATEESCDTPAKRKREATESDGEATTMPNTPTAEDGKKEKKKKKKEKRVKLEEAGLDETGAEPDELGAEPETEVVDSAKKKKKKKKVKDGEASE is encoded by the exons ATGGCGGAGACGGAAG cagcgtcggtgaagaagaagaagaaggtgaagaAAGTCAGTGAAGAAGAAGTCGGG GAGATCCAGCAGAGCGGAGACTTCTTCATCCAGCCGGAGTCTAAAGTCGCTTCTCTGGACACGTCCCAGTGGCCTCTGTTACTGAAG AATTTTGATAAACTGAACATCCGGACGGCTCATTACACTCCTCTACCTCACGGCAGCAACCCGCTGAGGAGGAGCATCCAGGACTATGTCAG GTCGGGTTTCATCAACCTGGACAAGCCGGCGAACCCGTCATCTCACGAGGTGGTGGCGTGGATCCGGAGGATCCTGCGCGTGGAGAAGACGGGTCACAGCGGGACGCTCGACCCGAAGGTCACCGGCTGTCTGATCGTGTGCGTGGATCGAGCCACGCGGATGGTCAAGTCCCAGCAGAGCGCCG gtaaAGAGTATGTGGGGATCGTTAGGCTGCACAACGCCATCGAGAGCGAGCACACGCTGGCCCGG GCGTTGGAGACGCTGACCGGCGCTCTGTTCCAGCGGCCGCCGCTCATCGCCGCCGTCAAACGACAACTGAGGGTCCGAACGGTCTACGAGAGCAAACTGATAGAATACGACCCTGAGAGGAGGCTAG GGATCTTCTGGGTGAGCTGCGAGGCGGGAACCTACATCCGGACTCTGTGCGTCCACCTGGGCCTGATGCTCGGGGTCGGAGGTCAGATGCAGGAGCTGAGGAGAGTCCGGTCCGGCGTGCTGGGAGAGAAG gaccACATGGTGACGATGCACGACGTGATGGACGCTCAGTGGCAGTTTGACCACAACAAAGACGAGACGTACCTGAGGAGGGTCGTCTTCCCGCTGGAGAAGCTGCTGGTGTCCCACAGACGGCTGGTGATGAAGGACAGCGCT GTGAACGCCATCTGTTACGGGGCGAAGATCATGCTGCCGGGTGTCCTCCGCTACGAAGACGGCATCGAGATGAACCAGGACATCGTCGTCATAACGACGAAGGGCGAGGCCATCTGCACAG GTGTCGCTCTGATGACGACCGCCGTCATCTCCACGTGTGATCACGGCGTGGTGGCGAAGATCAAGAGGGTGATCATGGAGAGAGACACGTATCCTCGGAAGTGGGGTCTGGGACCGAAG GCCAGtcagaagaagatgatgattCAGAAAGGACTCCTGGACAAACACGGCAAGCCCAACGGCAGCACGCCGAGCGACTGGAGGAGCGGGTATGTGGACTACAG CGTCTCCAAGGCGACCGAGGAGTCATGTGACACTCCAGCGAAG AGGAAGCGGGAGGCGACGGAGAGCGACGGCGAAGCGACGACGATGCCCAACACTCCGACGGCGGAGGAcgggaagaaagagaagaagaagaagaagaaagagaagagggtGAAACTGGAGGAGGCGGGGCTCGATGAGACGGGGGCGGAGCCTGATGAGCTGGGGGCGGAGCCTGAGACGGAG GTTGTCGATAGCgccaaaaagaagaagaagaagaagaaggtgaaaGACGGCGAGGCGTCGGAGTGA